In one window of Rhizobium sp. ACO-34A DNA:
- a CDS encoding SfnB family sulfur acquisition oxidoreductase — MSQNDRKLHREAALTAGRPAPHIPPRRTKANVIKDDAEAIAVAKELARDFAAGAAARDRERRLPIAEIERFSQAGLWAITVPKEYGGAGVSTVTLAEVTAIISAADSSIGQIPQNHFYMVEALRLAGSEEQKKHYFQRILDGDRLGNAFTEIGTRTPVDYKTNFRNEGGKLLLNGQKFYSTGSLFAHIIVAVAKNWDGRVHVVFIDRSTPGVDFVDDWTSFGQRSTGSGTVTFDDVEITPFQVVDHDIVFEKPTGMGPFAQIIHSAVQVGIARGALAETVSYVRAYSRPFFELTIEHGYEDPHTIHAVGDVSIRVHAADALLARAGRLLDIATADPNEKTVAEASIAVAEVKALGTEVAQLASTKLIELGGARSTLESYGLDRYWRNARTHSLHDPVRWKYHHIGNYYLNGLLPPRHGAL, encoded by the coding sequence ATGAGCCAGAACGACCGTAAACTGCACCGGGAGGCCGCGCTTACCGCCGGCCGGCCGGCACCGCATATCCCGCCGCGCCGCACGAAGGCTAACGTCATCAAGGATGATGCCGAGGCTATCGCCGTGGCGAAGGAACTGGCGCGGGATTTCGCCGCGGGAGCCGCGGCCCGCGACCGTGAGCGGCGCCTGCCGATTGCCGAGATCGAGCGCTTTTCTCAAGCCGGCCTCTGGGCCATCACCGTGCCGAAGGAATATGGCGGCGCGGGTGTCTCGACAGTCACGCTTGCCGAAGTGACGGCGATCATTTCCGCCGCCGACTCCTCCATCGGGCAGATCCCGCAAAACCATTTCTACATGGTCGAGGCGCTTCGCCTTGCCGGCAGCGAGGAGCAGAAGAAGCACTATTTCCAGCGCATCCTCGACGGCGACCGGCTCGGCAACGCGTTCACCGAAATCGGCACGAGGACACCGGTCGACTACAAGACGAATTTCCGCAACGAAGGCGGCAAGCTGCTGCTCAACGGCCAGAAATTCTATTCGACCGGTTCGCTCTTCGCCCACATCATCGTGGCCGTCGCCAAGAACTGGGACGGCCGGGTGCATGTCGTCTTCATCGATCGCTCGACGCCGGGCGTCGATTTCGTCGACGACTGGACTTCCTTCGGCCAGCGTTCGACGGGCAGCGGCACGGTGACCTTTGACGACGTGGAGATCACACCTTTCCAGGTGGTCGATCATGACATCGTCTTCGAAAAGCCGACGGGGATGGGTCCCTTCGCGCAGATCATCCATTCGGCGGTACAGGTCGGGATCGCTCGCGGGGCGCTCGCCGAAACGGTCTCCTATGTCCGGGCCTATTCGCGGCCATTCTTCGAACTGACCATCGAGCACGGATACGAGGACCCGCACACGATCCACGCGGTCGGCGACGTCTCGATCCGAGTTCATGCGGCGGATGCGCTGCTGGCAAGGGCCGGCCGTCTGCTGGACATTGCGACGGCCGATCCCAACGAGAAGACGGTGGCGGAAGCTTCCATCGCGGTCGCAGAGGTGAAGGCGCTCGGCACCGAGGTGGCCCAGCTTGCCTCGACCAAGCTGATCGAACTCGGCGGCGCCCGCTCGACGCTCGAAAGCTACGGGCTCGACCGCTACTGGCGCAATGCGAGGACCCACTCGCTGCACGATCCGGTCCGGTGGAAATATCACCATATCGGCAACTACTATCTCAACGGTCTCCTGCCGCCACGGCACGGCGCGCTCTGA
- a CDS encoding SfnB family sulfur acquisition oxidoreductase, with amino-acid sequence MGTVPETKIDYSVHPRVNSADPVPPRPRPAQPAHIVKSDAEAIEIAEKLAEKFKVGAALRDREGLLPIAELDEYSQSGLWSINVPKAYGGPGVSYATLARVISIIATADPAIAQITQNHLAIVGTIDLDGTEEQKRDLFALALSGIRFGNAFSELKSKNVAAFETRVRFEGDEAVVNGEKFYTTGALLAHVVPIVAVTEDGQAYLVFADREAQGLTVTNNWSSFGQRTTASGAVRIENVKVAKARALHVTSFEHPTVAGPVSQIIQSAIDLGIARGAIEDTIAFVKTQSRPWIDSGKETAGEDLFTIAAIGDLQIKLHAAEALLDIAGRSIDVADADANEQTVSEATIKTAESKVLTTEVAILATNKLFELAGTRSTLAEHGLDRHWRNARVHTLHDPVRWKFYHVGNYYLNGVNPPRHAWN; translated from the coding sequence ATGGGTACCGTTCCAGAAACCAAGATCGATTACTCCGTCCATCCCCGCGTCAACTCCGCCGATCCGGTGCCGCCGCGTCCGCGGCCGGCACAGCCCGCGCACATCGTGAAGAGCGATGCCGAGGCCATCGAGATCGCTGAAAAGCTCGCCGAGAAGTTCAAGGTGGGTGCTGCGCTGCGCGACCGTGAAGGCTTGCTGCCGATTGCAGAACTCGACGAATATTCCCAGAGCGGCCTGTGGAGCATCAACGTGCCGAAGGCCTATGGCGGCCCGGGCGTCTCCTACGCCACGCTCGCCAGGGTCATCTCCATCATCGCGACGGCCGACCCGGCGATTGCCCAGATCACCCAGAACCATCTGGCGATCGTCGGCACCATCGACCTCGACGGCACCGAGGAGCAGAAGCGCGACCTGTTTGCACTGGCGCTTTCCGGCATCCGCTTCGGCAACGCCTTCTCCGAACTGAAGAGCAAGAACGTCGCAGCCTTCGAGACACGGGTGCGCTTCGAAGGCGACGAGGCCGTCGTCAACGGCGAGAAATTCTACACCACCGGCGCGCTGCTCGCCCATGTCGTGCCGATCGTCGCCGTGACCGAGGACGGACAGGCCTATCTGGTCTTCGCCGACCGCGAGGCGCAGGGCCTGACCGTGACCAACAACTGGTCGAGCTTCGGCCAGCGCACCACCGCTTCGGGCGCGGTTCGCATCGAAAACGTCAAGGTCGCGAAGGCGCGCGCGCTGCACGTCACCTCCTTCGAGCACCCGACCGTTGCCGGCCCGGTTTCCCAGATCATCCAGTCGGCCATCGATCTCGGCATCGCCCGCGGCGCGATCGAAGACACCATCGCCTTCGTCAAGACCCAGAGCCGTCCGTGGATCGACAGCGGCAAGGAGACGGCAGGCGAAGACCTCTTCACAATCGCAGCCATCGGCGACCTGCAGATCAAGCTGCATGCCGCGGAAGCCCTTCTCGATATCGCCGGTCGCAGCATCGACGTCGCGGATGCCGACGCCAACGAGCAGACGGTCTCGGAAGCGACGATCAAGACGGCCGAATCCAAGGTGCTGACGACGGAGGTGGCAATCCTCGCGACCAACAAGCTGTTCGAACTGGCCGGCACCCGCTCGACGCTCGCCGAGCACGGCCTCGACCGACACTGGCGCAACGCCCGCGTGCACACGCTGCACGATCCGGTGCGCTGGAAGTTCTACCACGTCGGCAATTACTACCTGAACGGCGTCAACCCGCCGCGTCATGCCTGGAACTGA
- a CDS encoding 5,10-methylene tetrahydromethanopterin reductase, translating into MTKTIHFNAFDMNCVGHQSPGLWAHPRDRSWKYKDLDYWQDLARTLESGIFDGIFIADVIGYYDVYKGDNYHAIHQAAQIPVNDPLQLAAPIALATEHLGIGITASTSFEHPYTFARRLATADHHTKGRVGWNIVTSYLESGAKNIGQAGLQRHDNRYDIANEYLEVIYKLLEGSWEDGAVVRDRENRVFTLPEKVHEIGHKGKYFDVPGYALTEPSPQRTPVLYQAGASGAGKKFAAEHAECVFVAAQTKTILRNYVADVTARAAAAGRTRDSLKIYNLLTVIVDETDEKAKAKFREYLDYVSYDGSLVFMSGWTGIDFSRYRPDDLVRKVETNAIHSAVESLSEGDPNKRWTIRELAEWGGVGGMGPVVVGSPATVADELQQWVEETGVDGFNLAYAVTPETFENIVGYLVPELQKRGVYPTEYRPGTLREKLFGRGARLEAPHPGARYRDIEAVKRSEALLPTGS; encoded by the coding sequence ATGACCAAGACCATTCACTTCAACGCGTTCGACATGAACTGCGTTGGCCATCAGTCGCCCGGCCTGTGGGCGCATCCCCGCGACCGATCCTGGAAATACAAGGATCTGGACTACTGGCAGGATCTCGCACGCACACTGGAAAGCGGCATTTTCGACGGCATCTTCATTGCCGATGTCATCGGCTATTACGACGTCTACAAGGGCGACAACTACCACGCCATTCACCAGGCGGCGCAGATCCCGGTGAACGATCCGCTGCAGCTTGCGGCGCCCATCGCGCTTGCGACCGAGCATCTCGGCATCGGGATCACGGCTTCGACATCCTTCGAGCACCCCTACACCTTCGCCCGACGGCTGGCGACCGCCGACCACCACACGAAGGGACGCGTCGGCTGGAACATCGTTACCTCCTATCTGGAGAGCGGCGCGAAGAACATCGGTCAGGCGGGCCTGCAGCGGCACGACAACCGCTATGACATCGCCAACGAATATCTCGAGGTGATCTACAAGCTGCTCGAGGGATCGTGGGAAGATGGCGCCGTGGTGCGCGACCGGGAAAACCGGGTATTCACGCTGCCGGAAAAGGTTCACGAGATCGGCCACAAGGGCAAGTATTTCGATGTGCCGGGCTATGCCTTGACCGAGCCATCGCCGCAGCGCACGCCGGTTCTCTATCAGGCCGGCGCATCCGGCGCGGGCAAGAAGTTTGCCGCAGAACATGCCGAATGCGTGTTCGTGGCCGCGCAGACCAAAACGATCCTGCGCAACTATGTGGCCGACGTCACCGCCCGGGCCGCGGCCGCCGGCCGCACGCGCGACAGCCTGAAGATCTACAACCTGCTGACCGTCATCGTCGACGAGACCGACGAGAAGGCCAAGGCGAAGTTCCGCGAATACCTCGACTACGTCTCCTATGACGGCTCGCTGGTGTTCATGTCCGGCTGGACCGGCATCGATTTCTCCCGCTACCGGCCCGACGACCTCGTGCGCAAGGTCGAGACCAATGCGATCCACTCGGCGGTGGAAAGCCTCTCGGAAGGCGATCCGAACAAGCGGTGGACCATTCGCGAGCTTGCCGAATGGGGTGGCGTCGGCGGCATGGGTCCGGTCGTGGTCGGCTCGCCGGCAACCGTTGCCGACGAATTGCAGCAGTGGGTTGAGGAAACCGGCGTCGACGGCTTCAACCTCGCCTATGCGGTAACGCCCGAGACCTTCGAAAACATCGTCGGCTATCTGGTGCCGGAACTGCAGAAGCGTGGCGTCTATCCCACCGAATACCGGCCCGGCACGCTGCGCGAAAAGCTGTTCGGCCGCGGCGCGCGGCTCGAGGCTCCCCATCCGGGCGCCCGCTACCGCGACATCGAGGCGGTCAAGCGCAGCGAAGCCCTGCTTCCCACCGGTAGCTGA
- a CDS encoding aminotransferase: protein MVNPIFGKSGTSIFESMSRLASETGSINLGQGFPEGFEPRELIDAAVEALQNGPHQYPPMMGLPALRKAVADNAKRFLGLDIDWQSEVLVTSGATEALTDTFLALLDRDEEVIVFEPVYDAYATLIRRAGGKVVPVRLAPPHWELPREALTKAITAKTRLIVINTPMNPIGKIFDPEELRFLADLAIEHDLVIVADEVYEHLVFDARPLHSLFAVEGIRDRVVRIGSAGKSFSVTGWKVGYITASADLLQPIARAHQYVTFTTPPALQAAVAVGLNLPDEYFLGLRKTLAARRDLLVKGLRDAGFEVADVPATYFAVANVAPLDPEGDDLAFSRRLTLEAGVTPVPVSSFYGDRDVKSHVRFCFAKKEETIISAVARLRRWREGQGWRAAS, encoded by the coding sequence ATGGTCAATCCGATCTTCGGGAAATCCGGAACCTCCATTTTCGAATCCATGTCGCGTCTGGCGTCGGAAACGGGGTCCATCAACCTCGGCCAGGGCTTTCCGGAAGGTTTCGAGCCACGCGAGCTGATCGATGCGGCAGTGGAGGCCCTGCAAAATGGTCCGCACCAGTATCCGCCGATGATGGGCCTGCCGGCGCTGCGCAAGGCGGTCGCCGACAATGCCAAGCGGTTCCTCGGCCTCGATATCGACTGGCAGAGCGAGGTTCTCGTGACCTCGGGCGCCACCGAAGCCTTGACCGACACCTTCCTTGCGCTTCTCGACCGGGACGAGGAGGTGATCGTCTTCGAACCGGTCTACGACGCCTATGCGACGCTGATCCGGCGCGCCGGCGGCAAGGTCGTGCCGGTGCGGCTCGCACCGCCCCATTGGGAATTGCCCCGCGAAGCGCTGACGAAGGCCATTACCGCGAAAACCCGGCTGATCGTCATCAACACGCCGATGAACCCGATCGGCAAGATCTTCGATCCCGAGGAGCTGCGCTTCCTGGCGGATCTCGCCATCGAACACGATCTCGTCATCGTCGCCGATGAGGTCTACGAGCATCTGGTTTTCGACGCGCGACCCCTCCATTCCCTGTTTGCCGTCGAAGGCATCCGCGACCGGGTCGTGCGCATCGGTTCCGCCGGCAAGAGCTTTTCGGTCACCGGCTGGAAGGTCGGTTACATCACGGCAAGTGCCGACCTGCTGCAGCCGATTGCCCGGGCGCATCAGTACGTGACCTTCACCACGCCGCCCGCCCTGCAGGCCGCCGTGGCCGTCGGCCTCAACCTGCCGGACGAGTATTTCCTCGGTCTTCGCAAGACGCTTGCCGCCCGTCGCGACCTGCTGGTCAAGGGCCTGCGGGATGCGGGCTTCGAGGTGGCCGACGTGCCGGCGACCTATTTCGCCGTGGCCAATGTCGCGCCGCTCGATCCCGAAGGCGACGATCTCGCTTTCTCCCGCCGGCTGACGCTGGAGGCAGGCGTCACACCCGTTCCTGTCTCGTCCTTCTATGGCGACCGCGATGTGAAGAGCCATGTCCGCTTCTGCTTCGCCAAGAAGGAGGAGACCATCATCTCGGCCGTTGCCCGGCTCCGCCGCTGGCGCGAAGGGCAGGGCTGGAGGGCGGCCTCGTGA
- a CDS encoding 2-hydroxy-acid oxidase, with product MEGGLVNRHVTPPNIGAAIAALEARFPSSVSTGKSARRLHAGDESHHEPSEPDIVVHPKSTAEVVDVVKIAARNRVPVTPFGAGSGLEGGAIPHRGGISLDTSELSEIFEIRPDDMIARVGAGVRRLDLNQALRDTGLFFPVDPGANASIGGMVSTGASGTNAVRFGVMRENVLGLTVVTAEGKVVKTGSLARKSSSGYDLTRLFVGSEGTLGVVTEVTLRLHPIPDAVSAHAGFETLAGAVNAVTDIKRAGLQIGRVELLDAPLVDVINRRGDMRLEPLPTLFFEFHGAPAEIASLSGTIADIVSENGGRSLEWPANAEESRVLWETRRDCLAWAKAERDGAHSWPTDVCVPISRLAEVVLETREDVARSGIPAYIVGHVGDGNFHCVFMLRPEEEAEVARLSDRIVERALAAGGTASGEHGVGLGKRKFQKREHGAEAIALMRSLKAALDPHGILNPGKVLPDT from the coding sequence CTGGAGGGCGGCCTCGTGAACCGTCATGTGACCCCGCCGAACATCGGTGCCGCGATTGCGGCGCTGGAGGCGCGTTTTCCCTCGTCGGTCTCCACCGGAAAGTCGGCCCGCCGCCTGCATGCCGGCGATGAAAGCCATCACGAGCCGAGCGAACCGGATATCGTCGTGCATCCGAAGTCCACGGCCGAAGTGGTGGATGTCGTGAAGATCGCTGCGCGCAACCGCGTTCCGGTCACGCCGTTCGGTGCGGGCTCGGGGCTTGAGGGCGGCGCAATTCCCCACCGGGGCGGCATTTCGCTCGATACCTCGGAACTCTCGGAGATCTTCGAGATCCGCCCTGATGACATGATCGCCCGCGTCGGCGCCGGCGTCCGTCGTCTGGATCTCAATCAGGCGCTGCGCGACACCGGCCTGTTCTTCCCGGTCGATCCCGGTGCCAATGCCTCGATCGGCGGCATGGTCTCGACGGGTGCGAGCGGCACCAATGCGGTGCGCTTCGGCGTGATGCGGGAAAACGTGCTGGGCCTGACCGTCGTCACCGCCGAGGGCAAGGTGGTGAAAACCGGCTCGCTCGCCCGCAAGTCGTCGTCGGGATATGACCTGACGCGGCTCTTCGTCGGATCCGAGGGCACGCTCGGCGTCGTCACCGAAGTGACGCTCCGCCTGCATCCCATTCCTGATGCCGTCTCCGCCCATGCCGGTTTCGAGACGCTGGCCGGCGCGGTCAATGCCGTCACCGATATCAAGCGCGCCGGCCTGCAGATCGGCCGTGTCGAACTTCTCGATGCGCCGCTGGTCGATGTCATCAACCGCCGCGGCGACATGCGGCTCGAACCCCTGCCCACGCTGTTCTTCGAATTCCACGGCGCGCCCGCCGAGATCGCGTCCCTGTCCGGAACGATTGCCGACATCGTCAGCGAAAATGGTGGTCGCAGCCTCGAATGGCCGGCGAATGCGGAAGAAAGCCGGGTGCTCTGGGAGACCCGCCGCGATTGCCTCGCCTGGGCCAAGGCAGAGCGCGATGGCGCGCATTCCTGGCCGACGGATGTCTGCGTGCCGATTTCGAGGCTCGCCGAGGTCGTCCTCGAAACCCGGGAAGACGTCGCCCGCTCCGGCATCCCCGCCTACATCGTCGGCCATGTCGGCGACGGCAATTTCCACTGCGTCTTCATGCTCAGGCCGGAAGAGGAGGCCGAGGTCGCCCGCCTTTCCGACCGCATCGTCGAGCGCGCGCTGGCGGCCGGCGGCACGGCAAGCGGCGAGCACGGCGTCGGGCTTGGCAAGCGCAAGTTCCAGAAGCGGGAACATGGCGCGGAGGCGATCGCCCTGATGCGCAGCCTCAAGGCCGCGCTCGATCCGCACGGCATTCTCAATCCCGGCAAGGTTCTGCCGGACACCTGA
- a CDS encoding metal ABC transporter substrate-binding protein, whose translation MRYSSLIAGTVSAVALFIAAHGAALAETIKFGVTAGPHAQIAEALVPVAKAKGLDIQVVEFSDGALIDPATNDGDLDANGFQHTPYLDRQNKDRGLNLVAVGGKTVLLPMAGYSHKFKSLADLPEGAQVSIPNDPSNAGRALKLLEAGGVIKLTPGSTYNASELDIIENPKNIKIIPMETAQLPRSLEDVDFSVITSHFALSAGLNPKKDGLLVEDQLSEYFCLIAVAEKNKDAPWVKTLVESYKSPEVKAAIEKTFEGNVIAGW comes from the coding sequence ATGCGTTATTCCTCCCTGATCGCCGGTACCGTCTCGGCCGTCGCCCTGTTCATCGCGGCCCATGGCGCGGCACTTGCCGAAACCATCAAGTTCGGCGTCACCGCCGGCCCGCACGCCCAGATCGCCGAAGCGCTGGTGCCGGTCGCCAAGGCCAAGGGCCTCGATATCCAGGTCGTCGAATTCTCCGACGGCGCGCTGATCGACCCGGCCACCAATGACGGCGATCTCGATGCCAACGGCTTCCAGCACACGCCCTATCTCGACCGCCAGAACAAGGACCGCGGCCTGAACCTCGTCGCCGTCGGCGGCAAGACCGTCCTCCTGCCGATGGCCGGCTATTCACACAAGTTCAAGTCGCTGGCCGATCTGCCGGAGGGCGCCCAGGTATCCATCCCCAACGATCCGAGCAATGCCGGCCGTGCGCTGAAGCTGCTCGAAGCCGGTGGCGTCATCAAGCTCACGCCGGGCTCCACGTACAACGCCAGCGAACTCGACATCATCGAGAACCCGAAGAACATCAAGATCATCCCGATGGAAACCGCCCAGCTGCCGCGCTCGCTGGAAGACGTGGACTTCTCGGTCATCACCTCGCACTTCGCTCTTTCGGCCGGCCTCAACCCGAAGAAGGACGGCCTGCTCGTCGAAGACCAGCTTTCCGAATATTTCTGCCTGATCGCGGTTGCGGAAAAGAACAAGGACGCTCCGTGGGTGAAGACCCTGGTCGAATCCTACAAGTCGCCGGAAGTGAAGGCCGCCATCGAGAAGACGTTCGAAGGCAACGTCATCGCCGGCTGGTGA
- a CDS encoding methionine ABC transporter ATP-binding protein: MNVLSRSPDLALPDDVVPARSVETAGAPVIRVDELTKIYDPKTGPVLDRVSLAVAEGEIHGIIGRSGAGKSTLVRCLNGLVKPTSGKVFVGGREISGLSGSALRTARRDIAMIFQHFSLLSSRTAAANVALPLEIAGVDRETIRTRVPKLLDLVGLSAKADAYPSELSGGQKQRIGIARALALEPRVLLSDEATSALDPETTEQILDLLKDINHRLGLTIVLITHEMDVVRQIASHVTVLEHGKVVESGETFDVFAFPQSPVARSFLASIVAHDLPREVSSRLLPAPAANTDPVLRIVFTGDAAHDPVVATLVEQFGVRPNILHGRIDYIDGRPLGVITLVAEGAEPKLSGILAYLSSLGLHGELVGHAVRSVSAGAGRPRS; this comes from the coding sequence ATGAACGTTCTTTCCCGCTCCCCGGATCTTGCTTTGCCTGATGACGTGGTCCCGGCCCGTTCCGTCGAGACGGCTGGCGCGCCCGTCATCCGGGTGGATGAGCTGACGAAGATCTACGATCCGAAGACAGGCCCTGTCCTCGACCGCGTTTCGCTGGCGGTTGCGGAAGGCGAGATCCACGGCATCATCGGCCGTTCCGGCGCGGGAAAGAGCACTCTGGTCCGTTGCCTGAACGGACTGGTGAAGCCGACCTCCGGCAAGGTATTTGTCGGCGGTCGCGAGATCAGCGGCCTTTCCGGTTCGGCGTTGCGCACAGCAAGGCGCGATATCGCCATGATCTTCCAGCATTTCAGTCTGTTGTCGTCGCGCACTGCCGCCGCCAATGTCGCGCTGCCGCTGGAGATCGCCGGTGTCGATCGCGAGACCATCCGGACCCGCGTGCCGAAGCTTCTTGATCTCGTCGGCCTCTCCGCCAAGGCGGACGCCTATCCGTCCGAACTCTCCGGCGGCCAGAAGCAGCGCATCGGCATTGCCCGTGCGCTGGCGCTGGAGCCGCGTGTGCTGCTGTCCGACGAGGCGACCTCGGCGCTCGATCCCGAAACCACCGAGCAGATCCTTGACCTCCTGAAGGACATCAACCATCGCCTCGGCCTGACCATCGTGCTCATCACTCACGAGATGGACGTGGTGCGCCAGATCGCCAGCCACGTCACCGTGCTGGAGCATGGCAAGGTGGTCGAGAGCGGCGAGACCTTCGACGTCTTCGCCTTCCCGCAATCACCCGTCGCCCGCTCCTTCCTCGCGAGCATCGTCGCCCATGACCTGCCGCGGGAGGTCTCCAGCCGGCTTCTTCCCGCGCCGGCCGCCAACACCGATCCCGTCCTGCGCATCGTCTTCACCGGCGACGCGGCGCACGATCCGGTGGTCGCCACGCTGGTCGAGCAATTCGGCGTGCGCCCGAACATCCTGCATGGTCGCATCGACTACATCGACGGACGGCCGCTCGGGGTCATCACCCTCGTCGCCGAAGGTGCGGAACCGAAACTGTCCGGCATCCTTGCCTATCTTTCATCCCTTGGACTTCACGGAGAGCTCGTCGGCCATGCTGTTCGATCTGTTTCCGCCGGCGCTGGTCGGCCTCGTTCTTGA